DNA sequence from the Rhipicephalus sanguineus isolate Rsan-2018 unplaced genomic scaffold, BIME_Rsan_1.4 Seq3098, whole genome shotgun sequence genome:
GAGTGTTTAatttgtcgagttacaaatataattattacTAATCAAGCGTGACAGCTGGGACGCACTGCAGCTACCTCTACTCGGTtatactagagttactgtatatgctacctttaggtagcagagttgcgcatctgttttccaacgccgctagcaaccatgcattgcggagaagctgacgctcgggccaatatttgtatttctcgacgccgccgctgcagctcactcaattaacactagttatcgacagccaatgtttatcgccgcccttcgacacgccagacatgtttatcggcgacgcggtaggcatgtcgcctgcaaaaatggagtgcgacttcaccgcatagctgtggttgctagccggacctatgcgctagtctgctacctaaaggtagcatatacagtgactctaggttaTACTATAGTGACTGCACGTCAGCAGCACTATTCGTGCTGTATGTTTTTACCTGTCTATATTTGCTTGCAGGGTCTGAAATGTTTCATGGTGCAACTTGTAATGGCAGTAACCAGGCTCCTCTTCGTCAGCGCAACCAAGTTCACCAGAGCTGATCTCAGCCCCTTTGCAAGGTGACGCTCCTAGTAATCGGGCTGCACGAACTGTAAATACAAGCAGCCCTCTGAGTGTGCAGTCAGGCACAAGGGTTTTCAGATCACGGGATAAGCGAAAAATCACATTCTCTGTGCGTCAACATGTGATACACGCAGCTGGGAAATACTATATATTGGCACAAGGACTGGTTGGTGTCAACTGGTTGAGAATTACCGTGCATATGCGAGCAACATTATGTGTGACGAAATACGATTCTTCTGTACGCAAATAGTTATCAGCAAGCTGTTGCCCCCGACAGCGCATATATTTTTATGCAGATAGTACATGTCAAACTACAGCGTGGTAAtcaatgacaaaaagaagcggaACGATCAAACAAGTTTCTAGGTGTCATGATCGACACACTAATCACTCCCGTCGTGCGTCATCCACTTTCATCACATGCCTGTAGAATTTTCCGACACGTCCTCTGCCAGTCTCAAGTCTACTATATTGCCGTTTGCACCGCACCTGTTATAATTATCTAGAAGGTCAGTGGTTATATGTCCTCTTCACATTGCCTCACGACGTGCCCAACTTCAATTTAAGCTCTTAACTGTTCTTAGAGCCACCTACGTTCGCATTCGCTTTCTAATCCTTGCAACTACACTTCTGTTTTTAAAGGCGGTGACTGCTAAGCACCAACCAGTTCTCCTGCCAATCTAGTGAATTGAGTTTAGTCTCTTGGAGGTTAGGAGAGAAGACAGTTCTTTGCAAACGGCATACAGTTGTTTCTGTTGTAAAATTTTCTAGCCAGCTACCAAAATCGCGGCGAAAGGAAAAGATAGAGAAGGAAGGCCGTAAGAGGTACGCATTACTCCTCAACACACTGCATGTTGgcgccgtgctcccaattagggttgcagaagttgcgccttttcctttcctcaacctctcctcaaCACACTGCATGTAAGTACACTTTTAGGATTTGCCAGTGGACGTCCGTAATCGCTTGTTGCAAGTCATGTACAGGAATGGACGAAAAAAGGgaaagctgtgaaatgcagcttttttcccttcgcaccaaaccacgtatacagtgtattttcatgtacttgtcacgtggttgaataaactcaaactcaaattTTTCGAGAGGCTcatttccttgttagacacaaccaaaggAATCTAACAGACAaataaggccaaggaaagcatagggtacATTAACAGTTGTTGCCTTTAACTGTAGCGTAGTAATCATGACGCAAATTGAaaagaagtggacgaaaaaacactgtttccgtcggtgggatccgaatccACAACATATGGGTATACTCATACGCATAAATTACGCGAGTTGTAGAGTGAAGCAAAATCGTCGAACATGGGAATGTTGCTGGATCGACGTTCCCTGTTCCTGTTTAATGATTTATCATCATTTGGAAGCCTTCATTTAACGAGAACTTGTGTGTCGTATAACTTGTTACGAGTGATAGATGGAACATGTATATAATTAACGCGAATACGCCAGTCGATGTGTCGGCCTGAAACCGTGAATATGTTGTACGGGTGAAGCAGCCGTCGTTCAATGCGAGCCTGCCATCTTGCTCCGCACCGAGACACACTGTATGCTTCCTGAAGACGCACAAGTGCGCAAGCTCCTCGGTGCAGAACCTGCTTATGCGCTACGGTGAGCGGCACCAGCTGACGTTCGCGCTACCACGGAGGGGCGGCTACTTGGGGCACTTGGCCCTTCTCAACCGGACAGTGGCGGTGGGTACTCCGCCATTCGACATGCTGGTGCACCACACGCGCTTCCAGGAGGACGAGGCGCGGGCCCTACTGAAGTCGGACCCCGTCTTCGTGACCATCGTGCGAGAACCTGCAGCGCTCTTCGAGTCACTGTACTCCTACTACGACCTTGAGGTAGGCGCAGTACGCTAGTTGTGGTCACATGCGTGCAGCATCTTACTCGTGGGCAGACTTACCCGCGAGGAATAAGTCGATAACGAATGAGGCAAACTAACGCGAATTGTGCTTTGGTTGGCGCGCACCGCGTGTGCCTTCTGTGTGCCAGGCATGACTGGCAGATGATAAGCAAATACGGTGCGATAGCACCAGCCAGCGCAAGATTCTAGCGCTGGCTACGGTGACGCCGGCTGAAAGCACAGAGTCGACTCGCGACAGTCAAGGCATGTCGGAGTTCCACTgggccgaaagccacgctttccgCTGTTCTCGTTTCTTGCCGTTGCCATAGTACACTTGGGAGACGGCTGATATCGATTTGCCGGTATCGCTTTTGGACCTACACCGTCTTCCGCGTTTGCCAGTCGTATCAGAAGTTGACCGGGAAGTGCTGTCCGTGTCATGGCACTTAAATCGGGGCTTCCACTAAAACCGAGACGATCACCTTGCGCAGGAAGGTCAACGAGAATAACGTACAAATTTGGGTATGCGTAATGAACTGCAGCACGCGGATAACGTATGGCATTCCACTGAGTTGCGACCTATAAACGTAGGATATACAAGCTATACTGCATCATTAAGGGCGCCTCGCAACGATGAAAACGGAACGCCAGCAGGTCTTACCAATGCACCTTAAATAATAAGCTTACGTGAACGCCTTATTGCTTATATCGCAGTCGTAAGTGCGCAGAAACGAACATTTATGAACGTTATGCCATTTCTGACGGATAATACTTGCACTGCATTGGCAGAGAGAAAAGTTgaactttttcattttttttttttgcaaaaacagAAGCGACTTAAGGTCATCTGGAGGATCTGCGGAATGCCACAGAAAA
Encoded proteins:
- the LOC119376991 gene encoding galactose-3-O-sulfotransferase 4-like, with the translated sequence VRVKQPSFNASLPSCSAPRHTVCFLKTHKCASSSVQNLLMRYGERHQLTFALPRRGGYLGHLALLNRTVAVGTPPFDMLVHHTRFQEDEARALLKSDPVFVTIVREPAALFESLYSYYDLEDLRNATENSSLAQQLRIILPGPKRTHHGLNQMSYDLGFDLEQAHNESAVRDFVARLDAVFDLVMVAERMNESLVLLRHLLCWELDDVIVFKLNARQVSGVLFDCGGGILCLGEPH